A genomic window from Salvia miltiorrhiza cultivar Shanhuang (shh) chromosome 5, IMPLAD_Smil_shh, whole genome shotgun sequence includes:
- the LOC130985250 gene encoding protein HIGH CHLOROPHYLL FLUORESCENCE PHENOTYPE 173, chloroplastic isoform X2, which produces MECHCLSTVGVAHPYSSSLSCSRIPSFQGASIIGCKLPKSSPYSSPLPSSFLPLKFEPAVYQKKLSFHSLRSYKGRIRAEKQGWDVGRFWKTLSFFDQLPSPGKLFAFLIEKLSDPSPSRAVKPMDTSGIVLVAGATGGVGRRVVDLLRKNGQAVRVLVRNEEKARKMLGEDVDLIVGDITKASTLQPKYFKGVKSVINAVSVIVGPKEGDTPDRAKYSQGIKFFEPEIKGDSPEMVEFIGMKNLISAVKESVGLRSGKLIFGFEDNLSRELPWGALDDVVMGGVSASAFEIDPSGGENGRPAGIFRGFVSTANNGGFASIRTKNFSIPEDLSAYDGLELRIKGDGRRYKFMLRTSRDWDTVAYTTGFDTVKDQWQSVRLPFSSLRPIFRARTVFDAQPFNPSEIISFQLMFSKFEYDGKLNPTFVEGPFQLPISTIRAYLKEPITPRFVHVSSAGVTRPDRPGLDLTKQPPAVRMNKELGFILTYKLKGEDLIRESGIPYTIVRPCALTEEPAGADLIFDQGDDITGKISREEIARICIAALESPYACDKTFEVKSVIPFSEPYTVDPENPPPEKDYNVYFQTLKDGITGKESLDQTPLTV; this is translated from the exons ATGGAGTGTCATTGCCTTTCTACTGTAGGTGTAGCTCAcccttattcttcttctttatcCTGCTCAAGAATTCCGAGCTTTCAG GGTGCCTCAATTATTGGCTGTAAATTACCTAAATCATCTCCATATTCATCTCCCCTTCCAAGTTCTTTCCTCCCCCTTAAATTTGAGCCGGCTGTTTACCAGAAAAAGTTGTCATTCCATTCTTTGAGATCCTACAAAGGGCGCATTCGAGCTGAAAAGCAAGGTTGGGATGTAGGTCGCTTTTGGAAGACATTGTCTTTCTTTGACCAGCTTCCCTCTCCTGGAAAG TTATTTGCCTTTCTGATTGAGAAACTCTCTGATCCGTCACCTAGCCGAGCAGTGAAGCCAATGGATACTTCTGGGATAGTTCTTGTGGCTGGAGCTACTGGCGGTGTTGGTAGAAGAGTTGTGGATCTCTTACGGAAAAATGGACAAGCAGTTCGAGTGCTG gTTAGAAATGAAGAAAAAGCAAGGAAAATGCTTGGTGAAGATGTTGACTTG ATTGTTGGAGATATTACCAAAGCAAGCACATTGCAACCTAAGTACTTCAAAGGAGTAAAATCGGTGATTAATGCTGTTTCAGTTATTGTTGGCCCAAAGGAAGGTGATACTCCAGATAGGGCCAAATATAGCCAG GGAATCAAGTTCTTCGAACCAGAG ATTAAAGGAGATTCCCCTGAAATGGTGGAGTTCATTGGCATGAAAAATCTGATCAGTGCGGTTAAGGAATCAGTTGGACTTCGCAGTGGGAAACTGATCTTTGGATTTGAGG ATAATTTATCGAGAGAACTTCCTTGGGGTGCACTGGATGATGTTGTCATGGGAGGAGTAAGTGCGAGCGCATTTGAGATAGATCCTAGTGGTGGTGAAAATGGTAGACCAGCTGGAATTTTCCGAG GATTCGTTTCCACTGCAAACAACGGAGGTTTTGCCAGCATCCGGACAAAG AATTTCTCCATACCAGAAGATCTCTCTGCATATGATGGTCTTGAGTTGCGCATCAAAGGTGATGGCCGTAGATATAAATTCATGCTACGAACTAGCCGTGATTGGGACACCGTTGCATATACAACGGGCTTTGACACTGTTAAGGACCAATGGCAATCG GTTCGCTTGCCTTTCTCTTCTTTGAGACCTATATTTCGAGCACGAACCGTGTTTGATGCCCAACCATTTAATCCTAGTGAAATCATATCATTTCAG CtcatgtttagcaagtttgagTACGATGGGAAGTTGAACCCAACTTTTGTTGAAGGTCCATTCCAGCTTCCAATATCAACCATACGAGCTTACCTCAAGGAACCTATCACTCCAAG GTTTGTGCATGTGAGTTCAGCCGGGGTCACTAGACCTGATAGGCCTGGACTTGATTTAACCAAACAACCTCCAGCCGTCCGCATGAACAAGGAATTGGGCTTCATTCTCACATACAAGTTGAAG GGGGAGGATCTAATCAGGGAAAGTGGCATTCCATATACAATTGTCAGACCTTGTGCATTAACCGAGGAACCTGCCGGAGCTGATCTCATCTTTGATCAAGGAGACGATATAAca GGGAAGATTTCCAGGGAGGAAATTGCAAGGATATGTATTGCTGCACTAGAAAGCCCTTATGCATGCGACAAGACATTTGAG GTTAAGAGCGTCATTCCATTCAGCGAACCATATACTGTGGATCCGGAAAATCCTCCTCCGGAAAAGGACTACAATGTGTACTTCCAAACACTGAAAGATGGTATAACAGGGAAAGAAAGCTTAGATCAAACACCTCTTACTGTCTAG
- the LOC130985244 gene encoding L-type lectin-domain containing receptor kinase IX.1-like, translated as MSTPVSMFLLLTLFVYATFSLSFDMSPITISDGDRLNLTGDAYITDEGIQVTTNQTERAGRATYGELLHLWDKTSQNVADFSTHFSFVINSFGSDKFGDGLTFFLAPNGSTIKPSSRASGLGLGYPKSPPDSSSLEAFVAVEFDTYRNQFIDPTYEGGPDVPHVGIDLSNLSSVQTTNWYNNISAGAQNDAWVTYNSSTCILRVDFTGTYNGTFRQGNLSYEVSLRNYLPEYVTIGFSASTGGSFEENNVKSWSFNSTDVGSAEVEPNGGKKKKWVLFAGLGGGGAAILLLILSSTCALRFLSRNKNKHGEGLEEEQLSDYVMDNELENGNGPKKFPYDELVLATRDFTEKLGQGGFGNVYKGFLKATNTFIAVKKITEGSQQGREEYKAEVKIISQLRHMNLVELIGWCHQGAELLLVYEFMPKGSLDLHLFSVNSLLTWEMRYKIAQGLASALLYLHQGLRQYVLHRDIKSSNVMLDNNFNAKLGDFGLARLVDHDKDLHLTKLAGTPGYMAPEYLAEWRASKETDMYSFGIVLLEIGCGRKAFDLSYPQGQIALVEWVWKLYGDGQLLDAADPKLNLSEYQVSKIERLMVVGLWCVHPDSAQRPSIGQAVQLLTSEDRLPDLSQCRRPSNNNATPAAMSGSTTFFGSANSVDSGMYGQASTSSNLTTSSAASTSDFLPNSSTAH; from the coding sequence ATGTCTACACCCGTTTCCATGTTTCTCCTCCTCACCTTGTTCGTCTATGCAACATTCTCACTATCCTTCGACATGTCTCCCATCACAATATCAGACGGCGACCGCCTCAACCTCACCGGAGACGCCTACATCACCGACGAAGGCATCCAAGTCACAACGAATCAAACGGAGAGAGCCGGGCGAGCCACCTACGGTGAGCTGCTGCATTTGTGGGACAAAACCTCACAAAATGTGGCTGATTTCTCCACACACTTCTCCTTCGTCATAAACTCATTCGGCAGCGACAAATTCGGCGACGGCCTCACCTTCTTCTTGGCTCCCAACGGCTCCACCATCAAGCCGTCGTCTCGCGCCAGTGGCCTCGGCCTCGGCTACCCCAAATCGCCGCCGGATTCATCGTCTTTGGAGGCCTTCGTCGCGGTGGAGTTCGACACGTACCGCAATCAATTCATCGATCCGACTTACGAGGGCGGCCCCGACGTGCCACACGTCGGCATTGATCTCAGCAACCTCAGCTCCGTCCAAACTACGAATTGGTACAACAATATTTCTGCAGGCGCCCAAAATGATGCCTGGGTTACTTACAATTCCAGCACCTGCATTTTGAGAGTGGATTTCACGGGCACATATAACGGAACTTTCCGACAAGGGAACCTCAGCTATGAGGTCAGTCTTCGAAATTACTTGCCGGAATATGTTACTATCGGATTCTCGGCTTCCACCGGAGGTTCTTTCGAGGAAAACAACGTTAAATCTTGGAGTTTCAATTCGACTGATGTGGGTTCTGCTGAAGTAGAACCGAATGGcggaaagaagaaaaaatgggtCCTTTTTGCTGGATTGGGTGGTGGCGGTGCTGCCATATTACTACTCATTCTATCATCCACTTGTGCACTCCGTTTCTTatcaagaaacaaaaacaaGCATGGGGAGGGGTTAGAGGAAGAGCAGTTGTCCGATTATGTAATGGATAATGAATTGGAAAACGGCAACGGCCCTAAAAAGTTCCCTTACGACGAACTGGTTCTAGCAACGCGTGATTTTACAGAGAAGCTCGGCCAAGGAGGCTTTGGCAATGTCTACAAGGGCTTCCTGAAAGCGACAAACACCTTCATTGCAGTGAAGAAGATAACGGAGGGATCTCAACAAGGCCGAGAAGAATACAAGGCCGAAGTCAAAATCATCAGCCAGTTGAGGCACATGAACTTGGTGGAGCTCATCGGGTGGTGCCATCAGGGAGCAGAGCTTCTACTGGTCTACGAGTTCATGCCTAAAGGGAGCTTAGATCTTCATCTTTTCTCAGTAAATTCATTGCTGACATGGGAAATGCGATACAAAATTGCACAAGGGCTAGCTTCAGCCCTGCTGTATTTGCACCAAGGGTTGAGGCAGTACGTACTGCATAGGGATATAAAATCGAGCAATGTGATGCTCGACAACAACTTCAACGCCAAGCTGGGTGACTTCGGATTGGCTCGGCTGGTTGATCACGATAAAGATTTGCATTTGACCAAGCTTGCAGGGACACCAGGTTACATGGCTCCCGAGTATCTTGCAGAGTGGCGGGCGAGCAAGGAGACTGACATGTACAGCTTCGGCATTGTTTTACTGGAGATCGGTTGTGGAAGAAAGGCTTTTGATCTTAGCTATCCTCAAGGCCAGATTGCGCTAGTGGAGTGGGTGTGGAAGCTCTACGGAGATGGGCAGTTGCTCGATGCAGCCGATCCCAAACTGAACTTATCAGAATACCAAGTAAGCAAGATAGAGCGTTTGATGGTTGTCGGGCTGTGGTGCGTTCATCCAGATAGCGCCCAGCGCCCCTCAATAGGCCAAGCTGTGCAACTTCTCACATCCGAAGATCGTCTGCCCGACCTCTCACAATGCCGAAGGCCGTCTAATAATAATGCAACTCCAGCAGCGATGAGCGGTTCGACTACATTTTTTGGTAGTGCAAACAGTGTTGATTCTGGGATGTACGGTCAGGCCAGCACTTCCTCGAATTTAACCACATCTTCTGCAGCTTCTACTTCGGATTTCTTGCCCAACTCATCAACTGCACACTAG
- the LOC130985250 gene encoding protein HIGH CHLOROPHYLL FLUORESCENCE PHENOTYPE 173, chloroplastic isoform X1, with amino-acid sequence MECHCLSTVGVAHPYSSSLSCSRIPSFQGASIIGCKLPKSSPYSSPLPSSFLPLKFEPAVYQKKLSFHSLRSYKGRIRAEKQGWDVGRFWKTLSFFDQLPSPGKLFAFLIEKLSDPSPSRAVKPMDTSGIVLVAGATGGVGRRVVDLLRKNGQAVRVLVRNEEKARKMLGEDVDLIVGDITKASTLQPKYFKGVKSVINAVSVIVGPKEGDTPDRAKYSQGIKFFEPEIKGDSPEMVEFIGMKNLISAVKESVGLRSGKLIFGFEDNLSRELPWGALDDVVMGGVSASAFEIDPSGGENGRPAGIFRGFVSTANNGGFASIRTKNFSIPEDLSAYDGLELRIKGDGRRYKFMLRTSRDWDTVAYTTGFDTVKDQWQSVRLPFSSLRPIFRARTVFDAQPFNPSEIISFQLMFSKFEYDGKLNPTFVEGPFQLPISTIRAYLKEPITPRFVHVSSAGVTRPDRPGLDLTKQPPAVRMNKELGFILTYKLKGEDLIRESGIPYTIVRPCALTEEPAGADLIFDQGDDITGKISREEIARICIAALESPYACDKTFEVKSVIPFSEPYTVDPENPPPEKDYNVYFQTLKDGITGKESLDQTPLTV; translated from the exons ATGGAGTGTCATTGCCTTTCTACTGTAGGTGTAGCTCAcccttattcttcttctttatcCTGCTCAAGAATACCGAGCTTTCAG GGTGCCTCAATTATTGGCTGTAAATTACCTAAATCATCTCCATATTCATCTCCCCTTCCAAGTTCTTTCCTCCCCCTTAAATTTGAGCCGGCTGTTTACCAGAAAAAGTTGTCATTCCATTCTTTGAGATCCTACAAAGGGCGCATTCGAGCTGAAAAGCAAGGTTGGGATGTAGGTCGCTTTTGGAAGACATTGTCTTTCTTTGACCAGCTTCCCTCTCCTGGAAAG TTATTTGCCTTTCTGATTGAGAAACTCTCTGATCCGTCACCTAGCCGAGCAGTGAAGCCAATGGATACTTCTGGGATAGTTCTTGTGGCTGGAGCTACTGGCGGTGTTGGTAGAAGAGTTGTGGATCTCTTACGGAAAAATGGACAAGCAGTTCGAGTGCTG gTTAGAAATGAAGAAAAAGCAAGGAAAATGCTTGGTGAAGATGTTGACTTG ATTGTTGGAGATATTACCAAAGCAAGCACATTGCAACCTAAGTACTTCAAAGGAGTAAAATCGGTGATTAATGCTGTTTCAGTTATTGTTGGCCCAAAGGAAGGTGATACTCCAGATAGGGCCAAATATAGCCAG GGAATCAAGTTCTTCGAACCAGAG ATTAAAGGAGATTCCCCTGAAATGGTGGAGTTCATTGGCATGAAAAATCTGATCAGTGCGGTTAAGGAATCAGTTGGACTTCGCAGTGGGAAACTGATCTTTGGATTTGAGG ATAATTTATCGAGAGAACTTCCTTGGGGTGCACTGGATGATGTTGTCATGGGAGGAGTAAGTGCGAGCGCATTTGAGATAGATCCTAGTGGTGGTGAAAATGGTAGACCAGCTGGAATTTTCCGAG GATTCGTTTCCACTGCAAACAACGGAGGTTTTGCCAGCATCCGGACAAAG AATTTCTCCATACCAGAAGATCTCTCTGCATATGATGGTCTTGAGTTGCGCATCAAAGGTGATGGCCGTAGATATAAATTCATGCTACGAACTAGCCGTGATTGGGACACCGTTGCATATACAACGGGCTTTGACACTGTTAAGGACCAATGGCAATCG GTTCGCTTGCCTTTCTCTTCTTTGAGACCTATATTTCGAGCACGAACCGTGTTTGATGCCCAACCATTTAATCCTAGTGAAATCATATCATTTCAG CtcatgtttagcaagtttgagTACGATGGGAAGTTGAACCCAACTTTTGTTGAAGGTCCATTCCAGCTTCCAATATCAACCATACGAGCTTACCTCAAGGAACCTATCACTCCAAG GTTTGTGCATGTGAGTTCAGCCGGGGTCACTAGACCTGATAGGCCTGGACTTGATTTAACCAAACAACCTCCAGCCGTCCGCATGAACAAGGAATTGGGCTTCATTCTCACATACAAGTTGAAG GGGGAGGATCTAATCAGGGAAAGTGGCATTCCATATACAATTGTCAGACCTTGTGCATTAACCGAGGAACCTGCCGGAGCTGATCTCATCTTTGATCAAGGAGACGATATAAca GGGAAGATTTCCAGGGAGGAAATTGCAAGGATATGTATTGCTGCACTAGAAAGCCCTTATGCATGCGACAAGACATTTGAG GTTAAGAGCGTCATTCCATTCAGCGAACCATATACTGTGGATCCGGAAAATCCTCCTCCGGAAAAGGACTACAATGTGTACTTCCAAACACTGAAAGATGGTATAACAGGGAAAGAAAGCTTAGATCAAACACCTCTTACTGTCTAG
- the LOC130985329 gene encoding ras-related protein RIC2 — MAGYRAEDDYDYLFKVVLIGDSGVGKSNLLSRFTRNEFSLESKSTIGVEFATRSLTVDGKVIKAQIWDTAGQERYRAITSAYYRGAVGALLVYDVTRHSTFENVERWLRELRDHTDPNVVVMLIGNKCDLRHLVAVSTDDGTSFAERESLYFMETSALDATNVENAFTEVLAQIYRIVSKKSMEAGDDGNAQNVPSKGEKIDVTKDVSDVKKGGCCS; from the exons ATGGCGGGTTACCGGGCAGAAGACGACTATGATTACCTTTTTAAGGTTGTTTTGATAGGGGATTCCGGCGTCGGGAAATCCAACTTGCTTTCTAGGTTTACAAGGAATGAGTTCAGTCTGGAGTCCAAATCAACTATCGGCGTCGAGTTCGCCACCAGAAGTTTGACCGTCGACGGGAAAGTGATCAAGGCTCAGATTTGGGACACTGCGGGCCAAGAGAG GTACCGTGCCATTACCAGTGCATACTATCGTGGTGCTGTTGGTGCTTTGCTTGTGTATGATGTCACTAGGCACTCCACATTTGAAAATGTCGAAAGATGGTTAAGGGAGTTGAGGGATCACACCGATCCTAACGTAGTCGTCATGCTTATTGGCAACAAATGCGACCTCCGGCATCTGGTAGCAGTCTCAACAGACGATGGGACCTCATTTGCTGAAAGGGAGTCGCTTTACTTTATGGAAACTTCTGCCCTCGATGCTACCAATGTCGAAAATGCATTCACGGAAGTCCTCGCGCAAATATACCGTATCGTGAGCAAGAAGAGCATGGAGGCAGGTGACGATGGAAATGCACAGAATGTCCCGTCAAAGGGCGAGAAAATCGACGTGACCAAAGATGTATCGGATGTGAAGAAAGGAGGTTGCTGCTCGTAG
- the LOC130985307 gene encoding LOW QUALITY PROTEIN: probable WRKY transcription factor 65 (The sequence of the model RefSeq protein was modified relative to this genomic sequence to represent the inferred CDS: deleted 2 bases in 2 codons), giving the protein MDAGFNRHRHRFVNELDDSDNSAGNSGGDSPRSAVSTDTKIASTSSSKRSRRAIQKRVVSVPIKDVEGLRQKGDQISAPPSDSWAWRKYGQKPIKGSPYPRGYYRCSSSKGCPARKQVERSRLDPKMLVVTYYCEHNHNWPVSKSSHHKTAAARNVKTPISEEEEEEEEEEEEEGEEVEEEKKPRINLSDQSRDEVAIGAADNKFSTNNHGGEGLSIQNGEFGWFADFECANFTMLESPMLAEERISTDSEMAMIFTMGDQEDESLFADLGELPECSTVFRRGMVQREVEQRRPGLATTG; this is encoded by the exons ATGGACGCCGGCTTcaaccgccaccgccaccgcttCGTTAACGAGCTCGACGACTCCGACAATTCCGCCGGAAACAGCGGGGGAGATTCCCCGCGCTCCGCCGTCTCTACTGACACCAAGATCGCTTCCACATCCTCTTCCAAAAGAAG TAGGAGAGCCATACAGAAAAGAGTGGTGTCAGTGCCAATCAAGGACGTGGAAGGATTAAGGCAGAAGGGTGATCAGATTAGCGCTCCGCCGTCCGATTCTTGGGCCTGGAGGAAGTACGGCCAAAAGCCCATCAAAGGCTCCCCATATCCAAG AGGATATTATAGGTGCAGTAGCTCCAAAGGCTGCCCAGCAAGAAAACAAGTGGAGAGGAGTCGATTGGACCCTAAAATGTTAGTGGTGACCTATTATTGCGAGCACAACCACAATTGGCCGGTATCCAAGAGCAGCCACCACAAAACCGCCGCCGCCAGAAACGTCAAAACTCCGATatcggaggaggaggaagaagaagaggaggaggaagaagaagaaggagaagaa gtAGAGGAGGAGAAGAAACCTAGGATTAATCTATCCGATCAATCTCGCGACGAGGTCGCGATCGGGGCGGCGGATAACAAATTTAGTACTAATAATCACGGCGGCGAAGGGCTGTCAATCCAGAAT GGTGAATTTGGATGGTTTGCTGATTTCGAGTGCGCGAATTTTACTATGTTGGAGAGCCCGATGCTTGCCGAGGAGAGGATTAGTACCGACAGCGAGATGGCGATGATTTTCACGATGGGGGATCAGGAGGACGAGTCGCTCTTCGCCGATCTCGGCGAGTTGCCGGAGTGCTCCACCGTGTTCCGCCGTGGGATGGTGCAGAGAGAGGTGGAGCAGAGGCGGCCGGGATTGGCAACCACCGGCTGA